The following coding sequences lie in one Leucoraja erinacea ecotype New England chromosome 20, Leri_hhj_1, whole genome shotgun sequence genomic window:
- the drc3 gene encoding dynein regulatory complex subunit 3 isoform X1: MSQPYKTIEPSVIDDKMLEEMVKKQGPSGRAGQIAQLEGIDFKDVDHLQLDFQNILKIDNMWQFTSLTKLQLDNNVIEKIEGLNTLSNLIWLDLSFNNIEMIEGLDELVKLEDLSLYNNRISKFENMDSLVNLQIFSIGKNHISDLESLFLQVVYLRRFKRLRTLNLAGNPVSESERYSLYIPAFLPNLMYLDFRLIDKLTKELALQMHNSDIAYLVHQEGFEFKSLEKMRLEEEELALHQDAYVEYLNGPGLFDSMYAEDLEAAKLLLLPGVSEFVEQYKIEFTEVCQKLFKYGLEGYDARNKEVEGFLECLREANENNQQTGVKMIKDFEDKNKEALNEMQHISDSVLMESKTRHLRGKINKLWSKLMSLEMQLVDQLEEASREFERNISEIVSTYIENVQALIAQCRDLENRNHENMLEIAMSSYDKMGKTEGDEEMPEELRALFIDKDTVINTVNASHDLHLLKIDNQEDKMVTKSNAWVRDVLEKLHTDEIARNRKRVLEINIYVSHWRDELDFLEIQDT; encoded by the exons ATGAGCCAGCCTTATAAAACAATTGAACCCAGTGTCATTGATGATAAAATGCTTGAAGAGATGGTGAAGAAACAGGGACCATCAGGAAGAGCAGGACAGATAGCCCAACTGGAAGGAATTGACTTCAAAGATGTTGACCACCTTCAACTTGATTTTCAAA ATATACTGAAGATTGACAATATGTGGCAGTTCACATCATTGACTAAACTCCAGTTAGACAATAATGTCATTGAAAAGATTGAAGGACTGAACACACTGAGCAACCTGATATGGCTAG ATTTATCCTTTAACAATATTGAAATGATTGAAGGCCTGGATGAACTGGTTAAACTGGAGGACCTTAGTCTGTACAATAACAGAATTTCCAAATTTGAAAACATGGACTCATTAGTAAACCTGCAAATTTTCTCCATTGGAAAAAATCATATCAGTGACCTGGAATCT TTATTTTTGCAGGTTGTCTATTTAAGAAGATTTAAGAGGCTGCGGACTCTGAATTTGGCTGGAAACCCTGTTAGTGAAAGTGAACGGTACAGTCTGTACATCCCTGCCTTTCTGCCTAATTTGATGTACCTGGACTTCAGATTAATAGATAAATTGACA AAAGAACTTGCTTTACAAATGCATAACTCTGACATTGCATACCTGGTACACCAAGAAGGTTTTGAATTTAAATCCCTTGAAAAGATGAGATTGGAAGAAGAAGAATTGGCTTTACATCAG GACGCTTATGTGGAATATCTGAATGGACCAGGTCTGTTTGACAGCATGTATGCAGAAGATCTTGAAGCAGCAAAGCTTTTACTGCTTCCTGGAGTGTCTGAATTTGTGGAACA atacaaaattgagttcaccGAGGTTTGCCAGAAACTCTTTAAATATGGACTCGAAGGGTATGACGCACGCAATAAAGAAGTGGAAGGTTTTTTGGAATGCTTGCGGGAAGCAAACGAAAATAATCAGCAAACTGGAGTAAAAATGATCAAGGACTTTGAGGATAAGAACAAAGAG GCATTGAATGAAATGCAGCACATTTCTGACAGTGTGCTCATGGAGAGTAAGACTCGACATTTGCGGGGGAAAATCAACAAATTATGGAGTAAACTGATGAGCCTGGAAATGCAATTGGTTGACCAACTGGAG gaagcatccagagaatttgaACGAAATATTTCAGAAATTGTATCAACTTACATTGAAAATGTACAAGCTCT AATAGCACAGTGCCGGGACCTGGAGAACCGTAACCACGAGAACATGTTGGAAATTGCTATGAGCAGTTATGACAAGATGGGAAAGACAGAAGGGGATGAGGAAATGCCAGAGGAACTCCGAGCT CTCTTTATTGATAAAGATACAGTTATTAATACAGTCAATGCATCACATGACTTGCATCTACTTAAGATTGACAACCAAGAAGACAAAATGGTTACAAAGTCAAATGCCTGGGTCAGGGATGTTCTCGAGAAG
- the drc3 gene encoding dynein regulatory complex subunit 3 isoform X3 → MSQPYKTIEPSVIDDKMLEEMVKKQGPSGRAGQIAQLEGIDFKDVDHLQLDFQNLSFNNIEMIEGLDELVKLEDLSLYNNRISKFENMDSLVNLQIFSIGKNHISDLESLFLQVVYLRRFKRLRTLNLAGNPVSESERYSLYIPAFLPNLMYLDFRLIDKLTKELALQMHNSDIAYLVHQEGFEFKSLEKMRLEEEELALHQDAYVEYLNGPGLFDSMYAEDLEAAKLLLLPGVSEFVEQYKIEFTEVCQKLFKYGLEGYDARNKEVEGFLECLREANENNQQTGVKMIKDFEDKNKEALNEMQHISDSVLMESKTRHLRGKINKLWSKLMSLEMQLVDQLEEASREFERNISEIVSTYIENVQALIAQCRDLENRNHENMLEIAMSSYDKMGKTEGDEEMPEELRALFIDKDTVINTVNASHDLHLLKIDNQEDKMVTKSNAWVRDVLEKLHTDEIARNRKRVLEINIYVSHWRDELDFLEIQDT, encoded by the exons ATGAGCCAGCCTTATAAAACAATTGAACCCAGTGTCATTGATGATAAAATGCTTGAAGAGATGGTGAAGAAACAGGGACCATCAGGAAGAGCAGGACAGATAGCCCAACTGGAAGGAATTGACTTCAAAGATGTTGACCACCTTCAACTTGATTTTCAAA ATTTATCCTTTAACAATATTGAAATGATTGAAGGCCTGGATGAACTGGTTAAACTGGAGGACCTTAGTCTGTACAATAACAGAATTTCCAAATTTGAAAACATGGACTCATTAGTAAACCTGCAAATTTTCTCCATTGGAAAAAATCATATCAGTGACCTGGAATCT TTATTTTTGCAGGTTGTCTATTTAAGAAGATTTAAGAGGCTGCGGACTCTGAATTTGGCTGGAAACCCTGTTAGTGAAAGTGAACGGTACAGTCTGTACATCCCTGCCTTTCTGCCTAATTTGATGTACCTGGACTTCAGATTAATAGATAAATTGACA AAAGAACTTGCTTTACAAATGCATAACTCTGACATTGCATACCTGGTACACCAAGAAGGTTTTGAATTTAAATCCCTTGAAAAGATGAGATTGGAAGAAGAAGAATTGGCTTTACATCAG GACGCTTATGTGGAATATCTGAATGGACCAGGTCTGTTTGACAGCATGTATGCAGAAGATCTTGAAGCAGCAAAGCTTTTACTGCTTCCTGGAGTGTCTGAATTTGTGGAACA atacaaaattgagttcaccGAGGTTTGCCAGAAACTCTTTAAATATGGACTCGAAGGGTATGACGCACGCAATAAAGAAGTGGAAGGTTTTTTGGAATGCTTGCGGGAAGCAAACGAAAATAATCAGCAAACTGGAGTAAAAATGATCAAGGACTTTGAGGATAAGAACAAAGAG GCATTGAATGAAATGCAGCACATTTCTGACAGTGTGCTCATGGAGAGTAAGACTCGACATTTGCGGGGGAAAATCAACAAATTATGGAGTAAACTGATGAGCCTGGAAATGCAATTGGTTGACCAACTGGAG gaagcatccagagaatttgaACGAAATATTTCAGAAATTGTATCAACTTACATTGAAAATGTACAAGCTCT AATAGCACAGTGCCGGGACCTGGAGAACCGTAACCACGAGAACATGTTGGAAATTGCTATGAGCAGTTATGACAAGATGGGAAAGACAGAAGGGGATGAGGAAATGCCAGAGGAACTCCGAGCT CTCTTTATTGATAAAGATACAGTTATTAATACAGTCAATGCATCACATGACTTGCATCTACTTAAGATTGACAACCAAGAAGACAAAATGGTTACAAAGTCAAATGCCTGGGTCAGGGATGTTCTCGAGAAG
- the drc3 gene encoding dynein regulatory complex subunit 3 isoform X2 — protein MSQPYKTIEPSVIDDKMLEEMVKKQGPSGRAGQIAQLEGIDFKDVDHLQLDFQNILKIDNMWQFTSLTKLQLDNNVIEKIEGLNTLSNLIWLDLSFNNIEMIEGLDELVKLEDLSLYNNRISKFENMDSLVNLQIFSIGKNHISDLESVVYLRRFKRLRTLNLAGNPVSESERYSLYIPAFLPNLMYLDFRLIDKLTKELALQMHNSDIAYLVHQEGFEFKSLEKMRLEEEELALHQDAYVEYLNGPGLFDSMYAEDLEAAKLLLLPGVSEFVEQYKIEFTEVCQKLFKYGLEGYDARNKEVEGFLECLREANENNQQTGVKMIKDFEDKNKEALNEMQHISDSVLMESKTRHLRGKINKLWSKLMSLEMQLVDQLEEASREFERNISEIVSTYIENVQALIAQCRDLENRNHENMLEIAMSSYDKMGKTEGDEEMPEELRALFIDKDTVINTVNASHDLHLLKIDNQEDKMVTKSNAWVRDVLEKLHTDEIARNRKRVLEINIYVSHWRDELDFLEIQDT, from the exons ATGAGCCAGCCTTATAAAACAATTGAACCCAGTGTCATTGATGATAAAATGCTTGAAGAGATGGTGAAGAAACAGGGACCATCAGGAAGAGCAGGACAGATAGCCCAACTGGAAGGAATTGACTTCAAAGATGTTGACCACCTTCAACTTGATTTTCAAA ATATACTGAAGATTGACAATATGTGGCAGTTCACATCATTGACTAAACTCCAGTTAGACAATAATGTCATTGAAAAGATTGAAGGACTGAACACACTGAGCAACCTGATATGGCTAG ATTTATCCTTTAACAATATTGAAATGATTGAAGGCCTGGATGAACTGGTTAAACTGGAGGACCTTAGTCTGTACAATAACAGAATTTCCAAATTTGAAAACATGGACTCATTAGTAAACCTGCAAATTTTCTCCATTGGAAAAAATCATATCAGTGACCTGGAATCT GTTGTCTATTTAAGAAGATTTAAGAGGCTGCGGACTCTGAATTTGGCTGGAAACCCTGTTAGTGAAAGTGAACGGTACAGTCTGTACATCCCTGCCTTTCTGCCTAATTTGATGTACCTGGACTTCAGATTAATAGATAAATTGACA AAAGAACTTGCTTTACAAATGCATAACTCTGACATTGCATACCTGGTACACCAAGAAGGTTTTGAATTTAAATCCCTTGAAAAGATGAGATTGGAAGAAGAAGAATTGGCTTTACATCAG GACGCTTATGTGGAATATCTGAATGGACCAGGTCTGTTTGACAGCATGTATGCAGAAGATCTTGAAGCAGCAAAGCTTTTACTGCTTCCTGGAGTGTCTGAATTTGTGGAACA atacaaaattgagttcaccGAGGTTTGCCAGAAACTCTTTAAATATGGACTCGAAGGGTATGACGCACGCAATAAAGAAGTGGAAGGTTTTTTGGAATGCTTGCGGGAAGCAAACGAAAATAATCAGCAAACTGGAGTAAAAATGATCAAGGACTTTGAGGATAAGAACAAAGAG GCATTGAATGAAATGCAGCACATTTCTGACAGTGTGCTCATGGAGAGTAAGACTCGACATTTGCGGGGGAAAATCAACAAATTATGGAGTAAACTGATGAGCCTGGAAATGCAATTGGTTGACCAACTGGAG gaagcatccagagaatttgaACGAAATATTTCAGAAATTGTATCAACTTACATTGAAAATGTACAAGCTCT AATAGCACAGTGCCGGGACCTGGAGAACCGTAACCACGAGAACATGTTGGAAATTGCTATGAGCAGTTATGACAAGATGGGAAAGACAGAAGGGGATGAGGAAATGCCAGAGGAACTCCGAGCT CTCTTTATTGATAAAGATACAGTTATTAATACAGTCAATGCATCACATGACTTGCATCTACTTAAGATTGACAACCAAGAAGACAAAATGGTTACAAAGTCAAATGCCTGGGTCAGGGATGTTCTCGAGAAG